From the Solanum pennellii chromosome 4, SPENNV200 genome, one window contains:
- the LOC107017127 gene encoding dof zinc finger protein DOF2.5, with amino-acid sequence MLPYHPRPMIMMERTRKSNIEQAPNCPRCASTNTKFCYYNNYSLSQPRYFCKACRRYWTKGGSLRNVPVGGGCRKSRRSRSTRKDDNTLQTSSPALEGAPGAHDIDLADVFAKYLNQGTNNDHDDNIIIQESQDYSSIGASVSNSPSSDSLVNNPTSFENESLLDNFQDYPCGNFLQEEQGAQINQDFLDFNASFLEMQAILGQEEDQFDHYNTSNFEWQPMMQFQDFGSILELDDHQLMKNSSTNLASHDNNNNNNYSSFDLSNYI; translated from the coding sequence ATGTTACCATACCATCCAAGGCCAATGATCATGATGGAAAGGACAAGAAAGTCCAATATTGAACAAGCCCCAAATTGTCCTAGGTGTGCCTCTACCAACACAAAATTTTGTTACTACAACAACTATAGCTTGTCACAACCTAGGTATTTTTGCAAAGCTTGTCGTAGATATTGGACTAAAGGTGGTTCTCTTCGAAATGTCCCCGTTGGTGGCGGTTGTCGGAAAAGTCGACGTTCAAGATCTACACGAAAAGACGATAATACCCTTCAAACATCGAGCCCCGCCCTCGAAGGCGCTCCCGGAGCTCATGACATTGATCTAGCAGATGTTTTCGCTAAGTATTTGAACCAAGGTACAAATAATGATCATgatgataatattattattcaagaatctcaagatTATTCTTCTATTGGAGCAAGCGTATCTAATTCTCCTTCATCAGATAGCTTGGTTAATAATCCAACTTcttttgaaaatgaaagtttGTTGGATAATTTCCAAGATTACCCTTGTGGTAATTTTCTACAAGAGGAGCAAGGGGCTCAAATTAatcaagattttcttgattttaacgCTAGCTTTCTTGAAATGCAAGCTATACTTGGACAAGAGGAGGATCAATTTGATCATTATAACACAAGTAATTTTGAGTGGCAACCAATGAtgcaatttcaagattttggaTCAATTTTAGAATTAGATGATCATCAACTCATGAAGAATTCGAGCACAAACTTAGCAAGTCAtgacaataacaacaacaacaactatagTTCATTTGATCTATCCaactatatatga
- the LOC107017218 gene encoding ABC transporter G family member 22-like yields the protein MEKELDHSKSLDKEEAVIMQNIDEDEIFPPEKNRNSLCIRKIEGNKKTKTRLMKMRSLDSAEESPVHGKSLCLARSFSSHFLINIDEMMSDVGNEKGALIKNNILKSKDQEDDDSCSWNRIQIEPTLRIRLKFQDVKYTVALKGVENSDTEKCILQGVSGSACPGEILALMGPSGGGKTTLLKLLSGKVKNDSGTITFNDQPYNKSLKQRIGFVLQDDVVFPHLTVKETLTYAALLRLPNTLSKEQKKERAIGVINELGLERCQDTIIGGAFVRGVSGGERKRVCIGNEILLNPSLLFLDEPTSGLDSTTALRIMQMLRNIARAGKTVVTTIHQPSSRLFSRFDKLILLGQGSSLYFGKASEAMLYFSSIGCSPLIAMNPAEFLIDLANGNITEKSIPSELEEKLLPGHHHFRKQNEGPSPADVHEYFVGAYESRVANIEKLKLLKHGLIEEDSEVQSWPNSRDSGATWCQQFTILFGRSLKERNHEYFSSVRITQVIATAIVVGLLWWNSDTSFPKRISDQAGLLFFISVFWGFFPLFTAIFTFPQERAMLVKERSVNMYKLSAYFIARITTDLLLDLVLPVTFLLIVYFMVGLKLTFNAFCLTLLTILLSIIAAQGLGLAIGAAFMDVKKATTFASVILMTFMLSGGFFVQEVPAFMSWVRYISINYHTYRLLLKIQFKSLRNSKYGSVDDSSGVEVGAMLVMVIGYRVLAYFLLRKMKLRTSK from the exons ATGGAGAAAGAACTAGATCACTCCAAGAGCCTTGACAAGGAAGAGGCTGTCATCATGCAGAATATCGATGAGGATGAGATTTTCCCACCTGAAAAAAACAGGAATAGTTTGTGCATTCGAAAAATAGAAGGCAATAAAAAGACTAAGACGCGCTTAATGAAGATGCGAAGCCTAGACTCTGCTGAGGAATCACCAGTACATGGAAAATCTTTGTGTCTAGCAAGATCTTTTAGTTCTCATTTTCTTATTAACATAGATGAGATGATGAGTGATGTTGGTAATGAAAAAGGTGCACTTATAA AGAACAATATATTGAAATCGAAGGATCAGGAGGATGACGATTCATGCAGCTGGAATAGAATTCAGATTGAGCCTACCTTACGTATACGTCTCAAG TTTCAAGATGTGAAGTACACCGTTGCACTGAAGGGAGTGGAGAATTCTGATACAGAAAAGTGCATACTTCAAGGAGTGAGTGGTTCAGCCTGTCCAGGAGAAATTCTCGCGTTAATGGGACCTTCCGGTGGTGGTAAAACAACCTTACTCAAGCTTCTAAGTGGAAAGGTGAAAAATGATAGTGGCACGATTACTTTCAATGACCAGCCATATAACAAGTCGTTGAAACAAAG GATCGGGTTTGTGCTGCAAGATGATGTTGTTTTTCCCCATCTCACTGTGAAAGAAACCTTAACGTACGCTGCTTTGCTTCGTCTACCTAATACATTATCTAAAGAGCAGAAGAAAGAGAGAGCTATTGGAGTTATAAATGAGCTTGGCCTAGAAAG GTGTCAAGACACTATAATTGGTGGGGCATTTGTTAGAGGAGTTTCAGGAGGCGAAAGAAAACGAGTGTGCATTGGAAATGAAATTCTTCTGAATCCATCACTTCTGTTCCTAGATGAACCAACATCTGGTTTGGATTCAACCACAGCACTTCGGATCATGCAGATGCTACGTAACATTGCCAGG GCTGGAAAGACAGTGGTAACAACAATACATCAGCCATCAAGTAGATTATTCAGCAGATTCGATAAGTTGATTCTATTAGGACAAGGCAGCTCACTGTATTTTGGCAAAGCCTCTGAGGCAATGCTGTATTTCTCTTCAATTGGTTGTTCTCCCCTTATAGCCATGAATCCAGCAGAGTTTCTAATTGATCTTGCGAATGGAAACATAACGGAAAAGTCTATACCTTCAGAACTAGAGGAGAAGCTTTTACCAGGACACCATCATTTCAGAAagcaaaatgaaggaccttccCCAGCTGATGTTCATGAG TATTTCGTTGGGGCTTATGAGTCGAGGGTTGCCAACATAGAGAAACTAAAACTCCTGAAGCATGGCCTGATAGAAGAAGATTCTGAAGTGCAGAGTTGGCCTAATTCAAGAGATTCTGGTGCAACCTGGTGCCAACAGTTCACAATTCTTTTCGGGAGAAGTCTCAAGGAGCGAAACCACGAGTATTTCAGCAGTGTTCGGATAACTCAAGTCATAGCAACAGCTATAGTTGTTGGCTTACTATGGTGGAATTCAGATACTTCATTCCCTAAAAGAATTTCAGATCAG GCAGGGTTGTTGTTCTTTATTTCAGTATTTTGGGGTTTCTTTCCACTATTTACAGCAATCTTCACATTCCCACAAGAAAGGGCTATGTTGGTTAAAGAGAGATCAGTGAATATGTACAAGCTTAGTGCCTATTTCATAGCCAGAATCACCACTGATCTTCTCCTGGACCTAGTGTTGCCTGTAACATTCTTGCTGATTGTCTATTTTATGGTTGGATTGAAGCTGACATTCAATGCATTTTGTTTAACTCTGCTCACAATTTTACTAAGCATAATTGCTGCTCAG GGCTTAGGTTTGGCTATAGGTGCAGCATTCATGGATGTGAAAAAAGCAACAACTTTTGCTTCTGTTATCCTCATGACATTCATGTTGTCTGGAGGATTCTTTGTCCAg GAAGTTCCAGCATTCATGTCATGGGTTCGTTATATCTCGATTAACTATCACACATACAGACTTCTCTTAAAGATTCAGTTCAAATCCTTGAGAAATTCAAAGTATGGCTCTGTTGATGACTCTAGTGGAGTTGAAGTAGGAGCAATGTTGGTGATGGTTATTGGATATAGGGTGTTAGCCTACTTCCTCCtaagaaaaatgaaactaaGAACAAGCAAATAA